From the Drosophila simulans strain w501 chromosome 2L, Prin_Dsim_3.1, whole genome shotgun sequence genome, the window AAGAAAGTGGACATTTGGAGCTTGGGAGTGGTGCTCTTTACTTGGTAAGTCAATCTGTTGTTATTATCCTACGAAGATTACTTAGTAATTTACTCATATCTTGCAGCCTGAGTGGCACTCTGCCCTTTTCGGACGAGTACGGCACCCCGGCGGCCCAGCAAATAAAGAAAGGCAGATTCGCGTACGGACATCCTTCTTGGAAGGGTGTCTCCCAGCGCGCCAAGCTGCTGATCAACCAAATGCTCATTGTGGATCCCGAGCGGCGACCCTCAATCGACGACGTTTTGCAGAGCAGCTGGCTGCGCGATGCGCCCATGCTGCAGAAGGCGAAGAGGCTGATGAAGCTCGATGGCATGGAAATCGAGGAGGAGAACTTCCTTGAGCCACCCACCAAGCGATCGCGACGCTAGGTTTCGTCTCTAGGTGTTTCCATCGTTAATACGTGAGGGTCGAGGCGCGAAAAGGTTTTAATTTTCTGGAAAAATTAAGCGACAACATTTTTCCCAAAACGCCGACACCGCCGCATCCGAGTGTATTGGCgaatttaagtattttttgCGGTTGTTAATTTTTACGTGTTGTCTAGTGTAAGTTTCATCGCCCAAGCCCGGTTTATCCTGTAAAACTGCATTTGAAACTGGGCTCTCGCTTCacaatttttttaagattCCTATCGATTTGAATTCTGCCATTCCATTGGACTATTATTACGATTTATTACTTGTAACTGTTCAGTAACTATAAGTGTTAAATGTAAGAATGACTCTTCAGCAAACCATTCAGCTTTTTGAAATAAAGCCATTGAATTTGTTCGCCAGCAAAATTATTTGATCGCGTGCGTCACCATTTTGCGGCCATGTCCAATGGTGATGAGGGTGCTATCATCGGTCCAAACGGCATCAGTTAGGCGAGAATGGGTGTCCTGGTGCGTGTAGATGAACTCATGGCCCGCCTGCACATTGGCCACTTTCACGGAGGCGGGCAAATTGCTCATCGCAGCCAGATAGGGCCTGAAAATATGTGTGTTAATGCAAATCGCCATTGTTTCGGCTAAACTCGTACCCATTGATTATGAGCTGGGCGACATGGCCCTTGTCGAAGTATTCCCTGGTTTCCGCCAGTTTTCGTGGCACTCGAATGTCCAGAGTATGAACCTTGCCGTCGTAGTCCCCGAGATAGATGTGATTGTCACCCTGCAGCTCCGAGGCAGCGGCCCAGGCGGCACTGGTGAAGCTCAGCACGTGGCTGGCATCCGCATAGAGGCACGTGGAAGATGGAGCTGCTGCCCGGACATCCCAAAGGCGGGCGCAGCCGCCACGATCACAGGTCACAAACTTGTCGGCCGAAGCTGCGGGTGTGGCCAGGGCAGTCAACTTGTCGGTATGCGAGGAGCGCGATCTGTAGGTACTCTCCATATCGGCGCCCGAGAGATCCCAGACCTGCAAGAGGGTTACCTTTGTACATTTCCATACATCCACTCCacatttatacatacattgaGGGTGCCGTCCGCTGAGCCCGAAACGGCCGTGCGGGGTTCCGCCTTGAAGACGCTCAGTTGGCTGATGGGCGTGGGATGCGCGCTGGACTCGCCCACCAGGTAGAGGCAGTAGAGCGACTGAGAATCTCGCACCTTGGAGTATGTAGACCAGGCCTGGAGTCGCGTATCCCCAAGGGCCACCAGTAGGACATCATCCTCGGCGTAGCGCACAATATTCACCGTGTGCTCCGCCTGCAACTTGAAGTTCGCCGAGTCCACAGTCATGTGGTGCATCTGGTCGCGCCCGTAGCCGAACAACATGCCCCACCAGTGGCGTCCTTCGCGTCGGTTGGTGGCCAGGGCCAGGTGGTTGTGATCATTGATGGCGATGCTGTCCCAGCAGTCGTGCAGTCGCGGCGAAAGGTTCTCCAATCGCGCGTTCAGGTCCGCAACGTTGAGGTTCGGGTACTCCAGATTCCCGGCCAGCTCCAGTGCCGGCGGAGGCTGGTGGGTCACCGGCGTGCGGTACAGCTCCGAGCTGCGTTGCGGGAACATCGTGTCTCACTCAAGATTCCGTAAAGCAACCGAGAAGTGGCCAAGTGAGGAAGTCAGAGCAACGAGCCCGGCAAGACCAAATACATCGATTTGTGTACCAATCGAACTATCGATATTATTAGAAATCAAGATTAGAGACAATCGCACGAGCTGGATACTCtggaatttataatttgattgGTTTATTCAAAATGAATTCCTTTAGACATTAATATCAGTTCTACGAGATcggaaaaatatattctaacctattttttaatacaaatgCACTTCTTCACGAGGTAAGATGAAAGTGATGATTAATAGAAAGACTTTTAAAATACGTTTTACAActatacgtttttttttactatttttatttacagcTTTCTTTTTCGAATTGATCACTTTTGGTGAGCATCATCACTACGAGGACATAAAAAATGATGATAGttggtaatttatttatggttaAAGGCCCGGAACAAGTTCAGAATTCCTTACTCATTTTTGATAAAATTGTGGATGATTGATAATTTTCAAGTACAACCCTTTAAAATgtcattaaatatatttttcttagtataacaataaaacataCGCTGCAGGAGTTCCCAAATTGGCAGGCAATTCAAAAACGAGAATGGCGCACTTTACAAATTCAAAGTTTCTAcattacatttacatttcacATTGCTTAACGGTATAGTTGTGAGCAACGGTATTTTTTAGGGGATTTCCCGCCACTATGGACATTTACCGTTCGCTTGCACGCGGTCACACAGtggttatttttgtttattattatcgCGTCGCTCGTTGCGCGCTGGTTTACTTTTTGAAAAGTGCGTTCGTTAGCGCGAGTGGGCAGCGTCCCAAACGTCGTAGATTCCATCGCCTGAGCCACCAAGAACAAACTATTTCCTTACATAACTGCGGAATACTTCGACTCAGCAGAGAGCCACGCGACGGAAGGCAGTCAACAAAGACACGCAAGTGCTTGCACACACTGGgctattatgcaaattgcgccACTGCAGCTGGTCTAAGAGTGCAAGGAAGGGCGACCgagcaacacacacacaaagtgcCTGGGCAGAACGAGCGCAACCGCCTCCCCAATCAGCTGTGATCTCTGCGGTCGGGCCTCCATCGAGTGGGCGGAGAATGGGCGGGATGGGGGGCGGCGGGCTGCTGGACATCTACTCCATGGCCTGGGAGCACCTGAGACCCGGAAGCTCGCCCGTCGACTGGTGCGAAGGCAATTACTTGATTTCATCCAACATCGCCGAGTTCGTGAACACGGTGCGTATGTGCGATTTATTCAACGTATGTAATTTGTGCGCTCTGCTCTCGCTGCCCCACTTTGTTGGCCCCGCAGTGGTCGCAGTTGCTCTTCTCACCCCTTCGCAGACAGCTGCGAGTTTTCCCTTTGAATAGGCCTTGACCTTTTCAGAGCGAGAGCGACTGGCAACGTAAACAAAAGATGCTGCTTGCCACGCTTCGTTTGCTCTGGTTGCACGAAGGGGTGGGCGGGGGTCATTTTCGCAGTGCGACACCCGGAAAATGCAGTTTTCTTATCGCCCTGAGCGTCACACCTGTCCGATCGATATGAATCTTGGTATGCGGACAGGGCAAAGCATAACCAACACTTTGTCCTCGGACTGGAAACTTGTGTCTCTTCGGACTTGACTGCTGCACGCACTTAAATCTTAGTCCTGCAAGGGCTAGCTTCTCTCATTTGGTTGTTATCATCACTTTCTCCGGTTCGAATGCATGTTATGCCttagttatttatataattacttTTAACACGGCTGTCCGATGTTCTTAGATTTGAAATATGTAGATTAAACGCTCGCCATTGGTTTTAGTTAATCAGCCGTTTGCATTTGTCAATATAGTAAAACAGTCTAAACAAATAGCTGTGTTGGTGGTAATGATTGCCATCCGCATTAAAATAGGCGTTCTTACACTCGTAACTCGATATGCGACGGACTCACTTTCATTAGGCCTTATCAATGCTAATCGTCTGATGCTAACCATTGATAGAAACGCTGTTTACGAAAACAACGCACTAAAAGCGgatcaaaacaacatttgttttgatattctaaataacaatataaatatcttCAAACTCTAAGTTCGTAACTAGGATTAAGGGGAATTCGTTTCTTTGCGTATCTAATCtcaattagtttatttaagaTGTTAGAAATGTAAATTAGCCccttaaataattttccaacCTAATAGTTTTCATCCCCATCAACAAATAGAACGTTCTCATTGTGAACTCAAGTCCAAAAGGTTATCGGA encodes:
- the LOC27208850 gene encoding protein valois; this translates as MFPQRSSELYRTPVTHQPPPALELAGNLEYPNLNVADLNARLENLSPRLHDCWDSIAINDHNHLALATNRREGRHWWGMLFGYGRDQMHHMTVDSANFKLQAEHTVNIVRYAEDDVLLVALGDTRLQAWSTYSKVRDSQSLYCLYLVGESSAHPTPISQLSVFKAEPRTAVSGSADGTLNVWDLSGADMESTYRSRSSHTDKLTALATPAASADKFVTCDRGGCARLWDVRAAAPSSTCLYADASHVLSFTSAAWAAASELQGDNHIYLGDYDGKVHTLDIRVPRKLAETREYFDKGHVAQLIINGPYLAAMSNLPASVKVANVQAGHEFIYTHQDTHSRLTDAVWTDDSTLITIGHGRKMVTHAIK